One Leptolyngbya sp. SIO1E4 genomic window, TGCTGGCAGAGTCTGTTTATGGCTTTGGCGCGCCCTTAGAGAAAGAAGGCCAACCGGCTGATCTGGAAGTGAATGTCTTGGGAATGCAGTATGCCTGGATTTTCACGTATCCCGAAACTGGCATTGTGGATGGTGAATTGCACGTACCTGTTGATGCCGATGTAAAGATCAATATTTCCGCACAAGATGTCATTCATTCGTTTTGGGTGCCCCAGTTTCGCCTGAAGCAAGATGCCATCCCTGGCAAAGATACTGAGCTGCGGTTTGTGGCTACCAAACCTGGAAGTTATCCAATCGTCTGTGCTGAATTGTGCGGTGGCTATCACGGTGCCATGCGAACTCAGGTGATTGTCCATACTGCAGAAGAGTTTCAGGGCTGGCTTGATCAGCGTATTGCTCAGGTGAATCCAGTTTCCCCAGCGGCGATCGCATTGAACCCAGCAGACCTCACAGAGACTGAGTATCTGGCTCCCTATGGTGACGCCATGGGCATCGATGCGCACTTAGTCGCTCACCTTTCTGACCAGTAAGTTTTTTGGCTCTCTCAAATCCTCTATGGCACAAGCAAATATTACAGGCGACATGGTGGGAGGGGGGTTTCCCCATCCTGATAAGTGGAAGTGGTACCACTACTTCACATTTAACGTTGACCACAAGGTAATCGGGATTCAATACCTGGTCACCGCATTCTTCTTTTATTTAGTCGGTGGCCTCATGGCGCTGGCGATGCGAGCTGAATTGGCCACCCCCGATTCGGATTTGCTCAATCCCAATTTCTACAACGCCTTAATGACGAACCACGGGACGATCATGATCTTCTTGTGGGTGGTGCCGGGGGCAATCGGCGGGTTTGGTAACTACCTGGTGCCCCTGATGATTGGGGCCCGGGATATGGCCTTCCCTCGCTTAAACGCTGCTGCCTTCTGGGTAACGGTTCCGGCGGGTCTGCTCATTATCGGCAGCTTTTTCTTTGGTGGGGCCCAGGCAGGCTGGACGGCTTATCCGCCCTTAAGCCTGATCACCGCGAACACCGCTCAGTCCATGTGGATTTTGGCCGTTGTGTGCGCTGGCACC contains:
- a CDS encoding cytochrome c oxidase subunit II; this translates as MKQIPAPLWTLTIGVVVTLISLWVGFNHGLLPEQASAQAELVDNFFDVMMVIATALFLVVEGTIVYCLIEFRRRKGDDTDGLPIEGNLPLEAFWTAIPAVIVIGLGIYSVQIFQDMGGFSPGDMVHEHGTMIAQAPDTPMGNLVPEGADDELLAESVYGFGAPLEKEGQPADLEVNVLGMQYAWIFTYPETGIVDGELHVPVDADVKINISAQDVIHSFWVPQFRLKQDAIPGKDTELRFVATKPGSYPIVCAELCGGYHGAMRTQVIVHTAEEFQGWLDQRIAQVNPVSPAAIALNPADLTETEYLAPYGDAMGIDAHLVAHLSDQ